ATTTTTGGCTTAAAGCAAGGATGGCATGCATCGTTTGTAATGGTTGAGCTCATATCTGCAAAACATATCGCACAGGTAATGTACGAAGTTTTCATCGTAACGAGCTGAATGTAGTTAAAAAATTATATTGTAGAAGTACAAGATTAGGATGGACTGAAAATTTTTTCCTTGGCCTAAAAATAGGTATATATATACCATTTGCCTTTGAAAAAGTTGTTTCCATTGTTGAGAAAGCCTACTACTAATTACTAAAACTTTATTGGGATAAAGCAAAATTTAGTCCTTGAACTTGGCTGTTTTCCCAACTTGGTCCCTGAACCTGTTTTTTTGGTTCGCATTAATCTTAGAACTTGACAACTTTTTCCAGTTTTGGTCCATGTGATGACATGCCACTTTTAGATTGTGTCATGTCATTCCTTTTACACAATCTTAGAGTGTAACATCATCAAATGCACTTAAACTAGGAAAAGTTGTCTAGGACTGATgtagacaaaaaaaaaagttcaaggaccaaattaaaaaaaaattccaagttCAGGGACTAAATGTTGTATTTTGCAAGAAGATGGATAGTTCCTTGAAAATACCTTACACACTCATAGGGTGAGAGATGCCCCTACTTACAAGATACTTGAATTCAGCTTAGTAATTGTTGAGCCTAACTCGAGTTATCGAACAAGCTGAATTGAGTTGAGCATAAATAATCGAGTTATTTGGAAAACGTGGTAAACTGATAACTTCTTTTACGGATTTCAATTTTTTCCAGGCATCATCGATTCGATTGGAGTTGAGTGGTGGAGATTGGAGAGATGCATTTTTGCAAATGGATGGGGAGCCATGGAAACAACCCATGAGtaaagagtattccaccattgtgGAAATTAAAAAGGTGCCATTTCCGTCAGTAATGGTCAATGGAGAGTGACATTGGGCTAATCCCTTTTCTTTCTCTCGTATTTTGTAAATCATTACGGTTAGCCGACTATATAACGAAGTAGTGGTTAAGACTTTTGTTGGCAGCATCATCACCGAAGTGTTGTAAATTATTGTTCTCTTACCCCCTAGTGAATAGGAGCTAATTGGTGAACTTTATTCATAGAATACGCCatgttctatttttttttttaaaagggatgtattttaacaatattttcttctattttcaaAATGTCCAATTTGATACTTGAAATTTAACTTCTGTGTATCAATTTGGTATTTCCTTTTAACGGTGTTAATTATTGAGATTTTTGACATGTGGTCTAATCATAATCTGCCATGTGGCATTGCCAGTTAGAGAAAAGTTCAACTGGTCAAAAGATTTTCCCTTCTATTTTTAATACCAAAAAATAGGATAAATTAGTAATATAGAAAATAGTAAGGGTTTTAGGTCGATTTTTCTTATATTTAGAGAAATAGgttaattttgaagaaaaataaaatttttaagtttctcttttttattgtttaaattttCCTCTCTTATCGCAATGCAATATGGCACCTCATGATTAGGACACGTACCAAATAATGTTTGAGTTTTATACCGTTACAAATAGGTATCATAatgataaacaaaataaaagtacagGTATCATAatgataaacaaaataaaagtacagATACCAAATTGGATAAATTGAAAGTAGAAGTGCtacattgataattttattaaaataagatTTTTTATCATTAtcccttttaatattatatttatcatttacATATTTATAAATGATTCATTTTCTTTGATTAGTGTGatattctttaatttaattactaaaaaaataaaaaaggattgcttagtttttaaattaaagaaatATATGTCTACTCCTTTTAAAAAATGctcatatttttttttaatttttcaaaatgcaaatgcaaatattaaatattattaagtttatattttggtcactcaacttcaaaagttaaaaatatcactgaattattcaaaagtttttatttaagtcattagactgtaaagatttaaaaaaaattgactaGTGAGCTTCAAGCGATGATTTGACGATCAATATACTGGAACAATACCCATAAACGAGTAGAAGAACATTCTTCAATCCAAGTCTATCTAACGGTTAGTGTAAGAGGTAAGAGAAAAAAgctatttgaattttaatttacaaattcatGACATTCAAAActctttcataaaaaaaaattgaactataaAAGAGAAGTGGAAAGAAAACTTCAATTGGTACAGGCGGTGCATATAAAGAAGGCTATACAACACTTATTTTAACATCCaaatgatttaaatgaaaacttttgaatagatAAATAACCATTTTATAAGTTTTTgaaattgagtgaccaaaacgTAAATTTACTAATAGATCAGTGACCCTGGTGTAGTTTAGCCTTTAAAAAAGCGTCGGACCCGGCTGGCTTTTGGTCCTCCTTTAAAATGAGCTCTTCTATTTCAATTTAGGGTTTTAAGAGCTCATTTTTTATCTGTTTAAAACCTTTCGAAAAAGAGGGGGAAAAAAAGAGCGGTCGAGATTTTCACAGCCATGGCGAGCACCAAAGTACAGAGGATTATGACCCAACCCATCGTATGTACATCTTTCATTATTTCCTGATTtcattttttcccctttttaattttttttttcttactcgttttttctgggtttttttttttgtgctgTAACAGAACCTGATCTTCAGGTTTCTCCAAAGTGTAAGTCTCTATTTTTCATTCTTAATTCGCTTGAATTTACTTTTCTGGGTTTTGCTTGTTTGTTAATGAATTATTGtactgtttttttttaattatattttttcgaTTTGGAATTGTCCAGAAAGCTCGCATTCAGATTTGGCTTTTCGAACAGAAAGATTTGAGGATTGAAGGCCGAATCATTGTAAGTTTGTGTATTATTTCctttaaattaagtttttttcTACTTATTtggtaaatattttaatttttttaaaattgagtttTGTCAGGTGTTTGGTCTAAGCTTATACTTGAGGATTCGAACTCGTATTTAAGATCGAGTTATATGCTTTAGTCGGAGTGTCCTCTTTGGTGTTTAGTCTTAGCTTATACCCTGAGATTTAAGTTTTTTTGAAACTGGACCCGACTGACCGGTCGGACTGGTTAGGCAGGGAACCATCCAGGGTAGCCTTCCTGAGAACGTCATTGAACCAGTTGACTTGGGAACCAGTACAGACTGGTTGAACCAGGCATTTgaacctaatttttatttttattttttattttttatttttttatgaactttttaatgatttaattaatTGAACTGATCGGACTTGTTGGACCAGCGAATTGGTAAGAACTGTGTTATTTGTTAACCTTGTTTCAAATAGTTAGAatgtaggttttttttttttggtggttTTGCATGATTCTCACCGGGTTATGTTATTTGTGTGTAATTTGGTATTAATGCGAAGATGTTATGGTTTTCCATTCCTTGCTCTGATTTGTACATATTTTTTGTTGATGAGATTTGGGGTTTTCTTTGCTTTTTCTCGATAATCGAGAACATTCTCAGGTCGCATTAGTTGACAACCATTGAGTGTTTATTTAGACTGTTGCTATTGTAACAATGAAGGCAAAAAAACAGCAGTTCCTTTGGTccgttttaatgaataaaatctGTAGGAACTAAGAATATTTAGCTCTATTATTCGGCAAGTTTATATTGTTACAAGGAATGAGGCATGAAGTGCAAATTTTGGCCCATTGTACAGCTTGGGAAAGGAAACAGGCATCTATTCAAGGGATTTCAGTCATGTCTTAAAATCTCTTTTTAAAGAATTTTATGACTAAAAGCTCATTTCATCTTACAGGCCCTATTCGGCATTTTGCAGGGTTTTGACGAGTACATGAATTTGGTTCTGGATGATGCTGAAGAAGTTAACGTCAAGAAGAAAAGCCGAAAGTCATTAGGTGAATTATCTTACTCTTATTGTTGTTCTCGTCCCTTGTTTTATGCATATCATCTTATTTGTTCGTTTATTTTTTTTCCAGGAAGGATTCTTCTTAAAGGAGACAACATTACTCTTATGATGAATAGGTAAGTGAATCGAAATAAACTCCGTGTCTCTTTCTCTCACACTCGACACTCTCACACTcacatttttttgttaatttctaCAGTGGAAAATGATTGTAGATCCAGCAGTTATTTGGACTCGTGAATGCAAAATCTTCTTGTCATCGTATAGGTCAATCTACTATGACTATATCGTACTATCTTTAAAAACATGCCTTCGTGTTAGGACATTCACCTTCTAGGAGGTGCTTCTAGTATTTCAGACAGTTTACTGATGCTTTTGCTTAGATTATCTAATGATTTGACATGTATGATTCTGCTCTTTGATCTGCATTATAAGATTTCTGATTAAGTCGGCATAAAAAACCCTTATTTACGATCTGTAGCCTGCATTCTTCTCGTTTTCGTTAACCATGCATGTGCTGCTGTTCGGTTTTGGATTTC
Above is a genomic segment from Gossypium arboreum isolate Shixiya-1 chromosome 8, ASM2569848v2, whole genome shotgun sequence containing:
- the LOC108467764 gene encoding uncharacterized protein LOC108467764 isoform X1 — translated: MASTKVQRIMTQPINLIFRFLQSKARIQIWLFEQKDLRIEGRIIALFGILQGFDEYMNLVLDDAEEVNVKKKSRKSLGRILLKGDNITLMMNSGK
- the LOC108467764 gene encoding uncharacterized protein LOC108467764 isoform X2, encoding MASTKVQRIMTQPINLIFRFLQSKARIQIWLFEQKDLRIEGRIIGFDEYMNLVLDDAEEVNVKKKSRKSLGRILLKGDNITLMMNSGK